Within Synergistaceae bacterium, the genomic segment CGGCCATGAGAGGGAAAGGCGTTTGTCCCACCAAAGTCAGCACTGTGCGGCTCCGCAGAGCCTCCTCGATTTCCCGCGCCGTTCGAGCCTCTGTTTCGCCGTGACCGTTCAGGACCACGCCCCAGCCCTCGGCGACCAAAGGCGACAAGAACTTGATCCAGTGCTGGATAGGCCAGAATTTTTGTGGCTTGCTGGCTCCGATGACGGCGAAGATTTTTTTGTCGGGCAAACCTGAGAGCATCGACTCGGCTTTTTCCCTGTCCTCTGGAAGCACAAAAATCGCCGCTTCATCTCGATTTTTAAAGTCCACGCCCAGCTTATCCAAGCACTCCCAATGCGTGGTTTTGTAGCAGAGCTGCATCCCGCTGTTGTAGCCAAAACGTTGGCGCACCCCGCTAAAAAAAGCGATACTGGCGGCGGCGGCTCCCCGATGCAGGCTGAATAACCACTTGAAGTTCGACGCCCGGATTTCTCGTAGCACGCGGAAAAAATCCCACGGACGTTTCTTAACATCCCAAAAGAGCAAATCATCAATATAAGGCTGTATTTCCAATATCTTGGCATAGTTTAGATGGGTCAAAAACGTCAAATGAACCTCCGGATATTTCATTTTAAATCGATGCGCCGATGCCGCCGCTTGCAGGACGTCGCCGAAGGCGCTGAAACGTATCCACAAAACTTTTTCTCCTGGTTGGGGACGTAGCCCCGATGACTTCCCTTTCGGCATTTTGCGCTCCAACATGACGACTCCCCTCTCTTTCTTGGACACATTTCCATCGTCACATTATCATTCAGATTCGGTTACTCTCGAATCGTCAGGTCATCGAACAATCGTTCGTATTCTTTGACTGCGCGCAGTTGCGAAAAAAACGCGGCACGCTTTTTCAGCTTTTCGACGGGCAGAGGGTGTTTTAAAGCCTCCTCTATGGCCCGTGCTACATCGGA encodes:
- a CDS encoding glycosyltransferase family 9 protein, with the protein product MLERKMPKGKSSGLRPQPGEKVLWIRFSAFGDVLQAAASAHRFKMKYPEVHLTFLTHLNYAKILEIQPYIDDLLFWDVKKRPWDFFRVLREIRASNFKWLFSLHRGAAAASIAFFSGVRQRFGYNSGMQLCYKTTHWECLDKLGVDFKNRDEAAIFVLPEDREKAESMLSGLPDKKIFAVIGASKPQKFWPIQHWIKFLSPLVAEGWGVVLNGHGETEARTAREIEEALRSRTVLTLVGQTPFPLMAAVAATCSVAVGNDTGPLHLAALVGTPTLGFFGVTDAYGMDFRMPWFREARVSCPQAGCRNYRCPVDCLADISPAQALHAFREFTS